In one Candidatus Lernaella stagnicola genomic region, the following are encoded:
- the trmD gene encoding tRNA (guanosine(37)-N1)-methyltransferase TrmD, whose amino-acid sequence MKVRIISIFPGFFDSCLGESLLSKAAERGLVEIETDDLRGYATDRHRTVDDEPYGGGAGMVMKVDVWASAIEAARHDLPGCRVVLLSPQGVTLDDAGARRLAREEALVFCCGRYEGVDERVAEHLVDEELSIGDYVLTGGEAAALVAIDAVARKLPGVVGRSESVETDTFSAGLKYPQYTRPPVFRDWEVPPVLRSGNHREIDQWRREQAQRRTAARRPDLIGAALAERTTLVSADPQRFSPDWLREVQRMYGVGRIGLAVEDAAFRERLSSENKDMKVWGSLAKAARRWSDHLWVHVASQAAAGQESPAAIRRLIGGEKPLVVSFGGLSPEGAVLAAPAVERVCETPAALVAWLDRLFASPEKSA is encoded by the coding sequence ATGAAGGTACGGATCATCAGCATTTTTCCGGGTTTTTTCGACTCCTGCCTGGGCGAAAGCCTGCTGAGCAAGGCAGCCGAGCGGGGTTTGGTCGAGATCGAAACCGACGACCTGCGCGGCTACGCCACCGACCGCCACCGCACCGTCGATGACGAACCCTACGGCGGCGGCGCGGGCATGGTGATGAAAGTCGACGTCTGGGCCTCCGCCATCGAAGCCGCCCGGCACGACCTACCCGGTTGCCGCGTCGTGCTGCTCTCCCCGCAAGGCGTCACCCTCGACGACGCCGGGGCCCGCCGCCTGGCCCGCGAAGAAGCGCTCGTGTTTTGCTGCGGCCGCTACGAGGGCGTCGACGAGCGCGTGGCCGAGCACCTGGTGGACGAAGAGCTTTCCATCGGCGATTACGTGCTGACTGGCGGCGAGGCTGCCGCGCTGGTGGCGATCGACGCCGTGGCGCGCAAGCTGCCGGGGGTGGTGGGGCGCAGCGAATCGGTCGAAACCGACACTTTCAGCGCGGGGCTCAAGTACCCGCAATACACCCGGCCGCCGGTTTTCCGTGATTGGGAAGTGCCGCCGGTGCTGCGGTCGGGCAACCACCGCGAGATCGACCAATGGCGGCGCGAGCAGGCGCAACGGCGCACGGCGGCGCGGCGACCCGACCTCATCGGGGCGGCGCTGGCCGAACGCACAACGCTGGTCAGCGCCGATCCGCAGCGCTTTTCGCCGGATTGGTTGCGCGAGGTGCAGCGCATGTACGGCGTCGGGCGCATCGGGCTGGCGGTCGAGGACGCGGCGTTTCGCGAGAGATTGTCGAGTGAAAATAAAGACATGAAGGTTTGGGGGTCGCTGGCCAAGGCGGCGCGGCGCTGGTCGGATCATCTGTGGGTTCACGTGGCGTCGCAAGCGGCGGCGGGGCAAGAGTCCCCGGCAGCGATTCGGCGGCTGATCGGCGGCGAGAAGCCGCTGGTGGTCAGCTTCGGCGGTTTGTCTCCGGAAGGGGCGGTACTTGCGGCTCCGGCCGTTGAAAGGGTCTGCGAAACGCCCGCGGCGTTGGTGGCCTGGCTTGATCGGCTCTTTGCCTCCCCGGAAAAAAGCGCTTGA
- a CDS encoding zinc-ribbon domain-containing protein, producing the protein MKATCPICTATYPIPDEVLRGKEAGLPVRCKKCGAIFRAYEDERPPTIQSPPTAAPWSEGLVGPTDIEPDIEKPSIHNLEPSARETSGARRVVRSTYIDRPIPDLDRPPRKPEPPEVSESSWDDHGELPDLVDEPAPSAEPKAPPEPVKPPPLDVPPPPPKPSPLSSKSEQLVMTDLIPPERTAAEEPPPEPEPEPPRVETPTPEPTPPAPPEPEPSAEEVTFEERSPEREPDFYIDDEDFAEPERPFGADLFPDEDDDDDIDIHSDEFLQIRRFGTISKNTQLLLLAAVALVVVLLGYYFLTVTRQVDDAHVNLAARDKDSAASHEESRAKLDYRGNYLRGRRCAEIGTEPAYKEALALFDAALRVRPDFVPALAAKAMTLGMLAAQYGQTAKADPACAAAKQAMERNDTFAFTQRAQAACEMASHRLPEAQNALQGALAAAEGDDHEDAETNYVLAMVYLAQNNAGQAAATLDTAISQNPHHFRILHLRADLHAQKEQWSEAIALEKQALALLDPEHPAHLSALRQTKERLAQWEKGSKAVALTEPTPKPVEPAPVPTPVPAVKDKPPVANSMAQCRSALKRSDFQAAIAACSEARSVNSDAYYFLAAAYEATSNQALSKQNYQSYLQHRPNGRYAGEVRSILGYSRP; encoded by the coding sequence ATGAAGGCAACATGCCCGATTTGCACCGCGACTTACCCCATTCCCGATGAGGTGCTGCGCGGCAAAGAAGCGGGGCTGCCGGTCCGCTGTAAAAAATGCGGCGCGATTTTCCGCGCTTATGAAGACGAACGGCCACCCACAATCCAATCCCCGCCTACGGCCGCGCCCTGGTCGGAAGGACTCGTGGGCCCCACGGACATCGAACCGGATATCGAAAAGCCATCCATCCACAACCTGGAACCCTCCGCCCGCGAAACCAGCGGCGCGCGCCGGGTGGTGCGATCGACTTACATCGACCGGCCGATTCCCGACCTCGACCGCCCCCCGCGCAAACCGGAACCGCCTGAGGTATCCGAATCCTCGTGGGACGATCACGGCGAACTGCCCGACCTGGTCGACGAGCCCGCGCCGTCGGCCGAACCCAAGGCGCCCCCCGAGCCGGTCAAACCACCGCCCCTGGATGTTCCGCCGCCGCCGCCCAAGCCCTCTCCCCTGTCTTCGAAATCCGAGCAGTTGGTGATGACGGATCTCATCCCACCCGAGCGCACTGCCGCCGAGGAACCGCCGCCCGAGCCGGAACCGGAGCCGCCGCGTGTCGAAACGCCGACTCCCGAGCCCACGCCGCCCGCGCCCCCGGAACCCGAACCGAGCGCGGAGGAAGTCACGTTCGAAGAAAGGTCGCCGGAACGCGAGCCCGACTTTTACATCGACGACGAGGATTTCGCCGAGCCCGAAAGGCCGTTTGGCGCCGACCTGTTCCCTGACGAGGATGATGACGACGACATCGACATCCACTCCGATGAATTCCTGCAGATACGCCGCTTCGGCACGATCTCGAAAAACACGCAACTTCTCCTTCTCGCCGCCGTGGCGCTGGTGGTTGTGTTGTTGGGGTACTACTTTCTGACGGTGACGCGGCAGGTGGACGACGCCCACGTGAACCTGGCGGCGCGCGATAAGGATTCCGCTGCCTCGCACGAGGAAAGCCGCGCCAAGCTCGACTACCGCGGCAACTACCTGCGCGGCCGCCGTTGCGCCGAAATCGGCACCGAGCCCGCCTACAAAGAAGCCCTGGCGCTGTTCGACGCCGCGTTGCGCGTCCGGCCGGATTTCGTGCCGGCGCTCGCCGCCAAAGCGATGACCCTTGGCATGCTCGCGGCGCAGTATGGGCAGACGGCGAAAGCCGATCCGGCCTGCGCGGCGGCCAAGCAAGCCATGGAACGCAACGACACCTTTGCCTTCACCCAGCGGGCGCAGGCGGCGTGCGAGATGGCGTCCCATCGGCTTCCCGAGGCGCAAAACGCTCTGCAAGGCGCGTTGGCCGCTGCCGAAGGTGACGACCACGAGGACGCCGAAACCAACTACGTACTGGCGATGGTGTATCTAGCGCAGAACAACGCGGGCCAGGCGGCTGCGACGCTCGACACGGCAATTTCGCAGAACCCGCATCATTTCCGAATCCTGCATCTACGCGCCGATCTCCACGCGCAAAAGGAACAATGGTCCGAGGCGATCGCCCTGGAAAAGCAGGCCCTGGCGTTGTTGGACCCCGAGCACCCGGCGCATCTATCCGCGTTGCGGCAGACCAAGGAACGGTTGGCCCAATGGGAGAAGGGCAGCAAAGCGGTCGCCCTGACCGAGCCCACACCCAAACCGGTCGAGCCCGCGCCCGTGCCCACGCCCGTGCCCGCGGTGAAGGACAAGCCACCGGTGGCCAACTCGATGGCCCAATGCCGTTCGGCGCTCAAGCGCAGCGACTTCCAGGCCGCGATCGCGGCGTGCTCGGAGGCCCGCAGCGTCAACTCCGACGCCTACTACTTCCTGGCCGCCGCGTATGAAGCGACCAGCAATCAAGCGTTGAGCAAGCAGAATTATCAATCGTATCTCCAGCATCGACCGAACGGGCGTTACGCCGGCGAGGTGCGTTCGATTCTGGGCTACTCGAGGCCATGA
- a CDS encoding aspartyl/glutamyl-tRNA amidotransferase subunit C, with the protein MSEKRPVDQTLIEYIAALARLNVSPDELAALTRQIADILSYFAKLDELDLPGDESAPAAASPPRPPIHETARRDDFQTVLAALAPDSAPPYVRVPRVIDAEDDS; encoded by the coding sequence ATGAGCGAGAAGCGACCGGTCGACCAAACCCTCATCGAATACATCGCCGCTTTGGCTCGTCTGAACGTATCGCCGGACGAATTGGCCGCCCTCACGCGCCAAATCGCCGACATCCTTTCTTACTTCGCCAAGCTCGATGAACTGGATCTCCCCGGCGACGAATCCGCCCCCGCAGCCGCGTCGCCGCCGCGCCCGCCCATCCACGAAACAGCGCGCCGCGACGATTTTCAGACCGTGCTTGCAGCCTTGGCGCCGGACTCGGCCCCGCCCTACGTGCGTGTGCCGCGGGTTATCGACGCCGAGGACGATTCGTGA